The sequence below is a genomic window from Citricoccus muralis.
GCGCGACGACCGTATCGGGGGACTGTTGCGGTACGGGATCCCGGATTTCAAGATGGAGAAGGACATTCTCGACCGGCGCCTGGCCCAGATGGAGGCCGAGGGCACCCAGTTCCGTACCCAGGTCGAGATCGGTACCGACATCGCCTGGGACGAGCTGCGCAACCGTTACGACGCCGTCATCGTGACTACGGGTGCGCCCGTGCCGCGCGAACTGCCCATTCCGGGCCGCGGGCTCGACGGCATCCACGTCGCCATGGATTACCTGGTGCAGTCCAACCGAGTGGTCAACGGGGACACCGTTCCAGATCAGATCAGCGCGGAGGGCAAGCACGTCATCATCCTGGGTGGCGGCGACACCGGTGCGGACTGCATCGGCACCGCCCACCGTCAGGGTGCGGCCTCCGTGACCACCCTGGCCATCGGCGTCCAGCCGCCCACCGAGCGCCCGGAGCATCAGCCCTGGCCCATGACGCCGCAGCTATTCGAGATCGCTGAATCGCATGAAGAGGGTGGGGAACGCACCTATCTGGCGTCCACCGTCGAGTTCTTAGGTGACGAGAACGGACGCGTGCGTGCGCTGAAGGTCGCCGAAACCGAGTACCTTCCCGACGGTCGACGCGTTCCCAAGGCCGGCACCGAGCGCGAGATCCGCGCCGACCTGGTGCTGCTGGCCCTGGGATTCACCGGTGTGGAGACCGAATTGCTCTCCGCACAAACCTCGGTGACGACGACGCAGCGCAACACCATTGCCCGTGCCGCTTCTTACATGACCGACCACGAAGGAATCTTCGTGGCGGGCGATGCCGGCCGTGGTGCCTCCCTGGTGGTCTGGGCCATTGCGGAGGGACGCGCCTGTGCCGCCGCGGTGGACAAGTATCTCGAGGGCTGGTCCGCGTTGCCCTCACCGATCCCGGCGAATACGCAGCCGATCGGGCTGGGGGTCTGACTCCCATCGTGAACCGGGGGCGAACATCAAAAAAAACCGGCTACGGCACGTTACTATGGCGCGCCATCCGACATAGGGTAGAGGGTATGAGACACGCGAAGATCGTTGCCACATTTGGACCAGCCACCCAGGGCTATGACACCACCCGAGCGTTGCTCGAAGCCGGGGTCGACGTCGCCCGGTTGAACATGAGCCACGGTGACCACGCCGTGCATGAGGAAACCTACGCCACCGTGCGTCAGGCATCGGAGGATCTGAAGCGTCCTGTAGCGATTTTCGCGGACCTGCAGGGCCCGAAGATCCGGTTGGGCCGTTTCGCCCAGGGGCCACACGTGCTGGCACCAGGGGATCGGTTCACGATCACGGTCCGCGATATCCAGGGTGACCAAAAAATCTGCTCCACCACCTTCAAGGGCCTGCCCGGCGACGTCGAAGTGGGCGACCTGTTGCTCGTCGACGACGGCAAGGTCACCCTACGCGCCGTCGAGGTCACGGACGATTCTGTCGTCACCGAGACCGTGGTCGGTGGTGCGGTATCCGACAACAAGGGCATCAACCTGCCCGGTGTCGCCGTGAACGTGCCGGCGCTAAGCGAGAAAGACGAAGACGATCTCCGCTGGGCGCTGCGCACCGGCGTGGACATGGTCGCTCTCTCGTTCGTCCGCGACGCCGCCGATATCACCCGGGTGCACGAAATCATGGCTGAAGAGGGCCGCAAGGTACCGGTCATCGCCAAACTCGAGAAGCCTCAAGCCGTGGAGCACCTGCGCGAGATCGTGGACGCGTTCGACGCGATCATGGTGGCCCGCGGCGATCTCGGCGTCGAGCTGCCCCTCCAGGAAGTGCCGCTGGTCCAAAAGGAAGCCATTGAGCTGGCTCGCCGCTGGGCCAAGCCGGTCATCGTGGCCACCCAGGTGCTGGAGTCGATGATCGACAACCCGCGTCCCACCCGCGCCGAGGCCTCCGACTGCGCCAACGCGGTGCTCGACGGCGCCGACGCTGTCATGCTCTCGGGCGAGACCTCGGTGGGGAAGTATCCGATCGAGACCGTACGCACCATGGCGGAGATCATCGAATCCACTGAGACCCACGGGCTCGAGCGCATCCAGCCGCTGGGCTCACGGCCGAAGACGCGCGGCGGTGCCATTACCCGCGCCGCCGTCGACATTGCCGACCGCCTCGACGTGCCGTTCCTGGCGTGCTTCACCCAGTCCGGAGATTCCGCACGTCGTCTGTCCCGCCTGCGCCCGCGTCAGATGGTGTACGCCTTCACCCATGTCCGCCACACCCACAACATCCTGTGCCTGTCGTGGGGTGTGACGCCGCGGATCGTTCCCTTCGTGGATTCCACCGACAAGATGACGGCGCAGGTCGATCGCGAACTACTCAAGGAGGGGCTCGCCGATCTCAACGATCTGGTCGTGATCGCGGCAGGTTCGCCTCCCGGACAGGCCGGTTCCACCAACATTCTGAAGGTGCACCGCATCGGCGACCTGACCGATCTCAATAACACGCGAGTCGATCCCGAAACCATTGCCGAACCGGTTGAGCCGCCGTATCGCGAACCACTAGGTGTTTGGCCGGAGCGTTCCCCGCTCTGACACCCCCGTTTCTCAACAAGGTGGGTCCCTGGTCATATGACCAGGGACCCACCTTTTTGCCCTGGCCGTGGCGGCAGAAACCCAGCAGGCCGTTATCTGGCGAGCAAAAACCCGCAACGTCGCCGAACCCTGCACCCCAGGATCCACTGCTTGGGGCTGCAACGGATAAGTCGGCACAGTGTTCGGCACAGTGTAGGGGAAAGTTTTACTCCCCCATCTGGTCGACGACGGTCTGTGCGACTTCACGCATAGTGAGACGGCGGTCCATAGAGGTCTTCTGAATCCAGCGGAATGCCTCGGGCTCGGTGATTTCCAAGGATGTCATCAGCAGGTTCTTCGCACGGTCAACGAGCTTCCGCGTCGCAAAACGCTCGTTCAGGTCGGTGACTTCGGCTTCTAATGCACGTAGCTCGTCGAAACGCGCCACGGCAAGCTCGATGGCGGGAACCAGATCCTTCTCGCTGAAGGGCTTCACAAGGTACGCCATGACGCCGGCCTCACGCGCTTGCTCGATCAGGTCGCGCTGGCTGAACGCCGTCAACATCACGACCGGGGCGATTTTCTGCTCAGAGATCAGTGCGGTGGCAGAAAGCCCGTCCATGATCGGCATCGAAATGTCCATCAGGATGAGGTCGGGGGAGAGCGTCTCTGCCAGCTCAACGGCTTTCTGGCCGTTGTCGGTCTGCCCGACGACGTCGTAGCCCTGTGATTGCAGGGTCTCTACGATGTCCAGACGGATGATGGTCTCATCCTCGGCAACGAGTACTCGAAGTTTCGCTGGGGCCTCGCCCGACACGTCGTGCTCCGCGGCGACCTGGTCAAAAGAATTCTGTTCGGACATGGATCTCCTCGAGACGGTCGGCGTCGATGGACTTACTAAGACTACTCGGTTTCGGCGGGACCCCGTGTGAGCATGTAAGATAGTCAAGTTGCCCCAGCCCGAATGGCGGAACTGGCAGACGCGCCGCACTCAAAATGCGGTATCGAAAGATGTGTGGGTTCGAGTCCCACTTCGGGCACACCGGCTGAAACAGCGCAAGGGAGCACTCCTCACTCACGAGGATGCTCCCTTGTTCGTTGTGGATGTACGCCTCAGCTGGGAGGGGTCGCGAAATATTTTCCCCACTTGGCTCACGGGCGTGGAGGGATGAGAGTCTCATCACGTACAGTGTGTAGCGGCGCGATACTGTTATCTCGCTGACCCTGTCCATTGGTCCATCAGAGAAAGGAACGATCTTATGTCTCACCCACAGTGCTCGAGCCATGGGTTCGTTCCAAAATTCTGGATTCTTCCACCCGAAGGTACGAACGGACACATCAACTCTTGGGGACCCCTGCTCTCTGGCCTTCCTCCGGTCTGAGTGTCGCTGAGCCGGTCCGTTTTCGTCGTCGATGATGATGTGAGGGACAGGTTCACCACGGACTGGTCCACACGAGACGACACAAGGCGGAAGAGTGCTCCTCGTATCAATACTTATCGTCGGCCTAGCGGTTCTGCTGGCCGCCCCCCTAGCCAAAGGCCTGGGACGCAACGCTGGATGGGTGCTGTGGGTACCC
It includes:
- a CDS encoding ANTAR domain-containing response regulator codes for the protein MSEQNSFDQVAAEHDVSGEAPAKLRVLVAEDETIIRLDIVETLQSQGYDVVGQTDNGQKAVELAETLSPDLILMDISMPIMDGLSATALISEQKIAPVVMLTAFSQRDLIEQAREAGVMAYLVKPFSEKDLVPAIELAVARFDELRALEAEVTDLNERFATRKLVDRAKNLLMTSLEITEPEAFRWIQKTSMDRRLTMREVAQTVVDQMGE
- a CDS encoding glutamate synthase subunit beta, producing the protein MADPRGFLKITERQDRPSRPVPVRIMDFKDVHVRPNEATVKTQAGRCMDCGIPFCHTGCPLGNLIPEWNDLVRRGQWEEAGARLHATNNFPEVTGRICPAPCESACVLGINQPAVTIKQTEVSIADQIFDQDWLEPVVPHRQNHHTVAVVGSGPAGLAAAQQLTRAGFTVVVYERDDRIGGLLRYGIPDFKMEKDILDRRLAQMEAEGTQFRTQVEIGTDIAWDELRNRYDAVIVTTGAPVPRELPIPGRGLDGIHVAMDYLVQSNRVVNGDTVPDQISAEGKHVIILGGGDTGADCIGTAHRQGAASVTTLAIGVQPPTERPEHQPWPMTPQLFEIAESHEEGGERTYLASTVEFLGDENGRVRALKVAETEYLPDGRRVPKAGTEREIRADLVLLALGFTGVETELLSAQTSVTTTQRNTIARAASYMTDHEGIFVAGDAGRGASLVVWAIAEGRACAAAVDKYLEGWSALPSPIPANTQPIGLGV
- the pyk gene encoding pyruvate kinase — protein: MRHAKIVATFGPATQGYDTTRALLEAGVDVARLNMSHGDHAVHEETYATVRQASEDLKRPVAIFADLQGPKIRLGRFAQGPHVLAPGDRFTITVRDIQGDQKICSTTFKGLPGDVEVGDLLLVDDGKVTLRAVEVTDDSVVTETVVGGAVSDNKGINLPGVAVNVPALSEKDEDDLRWALRTGVDMVALSFVRDAADITRVHEIMAEEGRKVPVIAKLEKPQAVEHLREIVDAFDAIMVARGDLGVELPLQEVPLVQKEAIELARRWAKPVIVATQVLESMIDNPRPTRAEASDCANAVLDGADAVMLSGETSVGKYPIETVRTMAEIIESTETHGLERIQPLGSRPKTRGGAITRAAVDIADRLDVPFLACFTQSGDSARRLSRLRPRQMVYAFTHVRHTHNILCLSWGVTPRIVPFVDSTDKMTAQVDRELLKEGLADLNDLVVIAAGSPPGQAGSTNILKVHRIGDLTDLNNTRVDPETIAEPVEPPYREPLGVWPERSPL